Proteins encoded together in one Telopea speciosissima isolate NSW1024214 ecotype Mountain lineage chromosome 4, Tspe_v1, whole genome shotgun sequence window:
- the LOC122659391 gene encoding uncharacterized protein LOC122659391: protein MLGEPLLLYLSVEEMEMGSMVAQIDQKNGKEHTVYYLSKKLLECKTRYTPLEKTCTALVWVTKRLRHYMLLHPIQLISRMDPIKYLFEKPVLAGRMARWLLLLSEFNITYVNQKSVKGRVVSDHLAAHLVELDSRPMEVLFPDEDLACMEEEECKDWWQLYFDGATNQRGYGARILLITPEDLYLPSAFRLEFPCTNNIAEYEACVIGLEADIALGIKKLKVYGDLSIVICQTQVRWKKKDEMLKPYQELLEGRIKNFEEITFEYLSRVNNKFADALATLASMVECSSNAQIRPFLVDKQCEPAYEESVNALTADGKEWFTPIIDFIR from the coding sequence ATGCTGGGTGAACCACTGCTGTTATACTTGTCTGTTGAAGAAATGGAAATGGGATCGATGGTAGCACAGATTGATCAGAAGAATGGGAAAGAGCACACAGTCTACTACTTGAGCAAGAAACTGCTAGAGTGCAAAACTCGCTACACCCCTTTGGAGAAGACATGTACCGCCCTGGTGTGGGTAACTAAGAGATTAAGGCATTACATGCTTTTGCATCCAATCCAactcatctcaaggatggatccGATAAAGTACTTGTTTGAAAAGCCAGTGCTGGCTGGGAGGATGGCCAGATGGCTgttgttattatcagaattcaacataacttatgtcaacCAAAAGTCTGTGAAGGGGCGAGTAGTCTCCGACCATCTAGCCGCACATCTAGTGGAGTTGGATTCACGACCAATGGAAGTTCTTTTCCCGGATGAAGACTTAGcatgcatggaagaagaagagtgcaAAGACTGGTGGCAGTTGTACTTTGATGGCGCAACCAATCAAAGAGGATATGGGGCCAGAATATTGTTGATAACCCCTGAAGATCTTTATCTTCCTTCTGCTTTTCGATTAGAGTTCCCATGTACCAACAACATTGCAGAGTACGAAGCATGTGTGATTGGCCTCGAGGCCGACATCGCATTGGGAATCAAGAAGTTAAAAGTGTATGGGGATTTGTCAATCGTAATCTGTCAAACTCAAGTAAgatggaaaaagaaagatgaaatgcTGAAACCCTATCAAGAACTCTTGGAGGGGAGGatcaagaattttgaagaaatcaCATTTGAATATTTGTCAAGAGTCAACAACAAATTTGCAGACGCTTTGGCCACCCTCGCCTCAATGGTGGAATGCAGCTCAAACGCCCAAATCCGACCATTTCTGGTGGATAAGCAATGTGAGCCAGCATATGAAGAATCAGTGAATGCCTTGACAGCTGATGGGAAAGAGTGGTTCACACCCATAATTGACTTCATCAGATAA